The sequence below is a genomic window from Hemitrygon akajei chromosome 2, sHemAka1.3, whole genome shotgun sequence.
tactttaaatcatctctagattacttataatgcctaatacaatgtaaatgctatgtaaatagttgttatactgtattgtttagggaataatgacaagcaGAAAAAGGTCTCTGCATGCTCAAAcagcaagtgctggagagagaacttccgggttttccccatctgtggttggttgaatccatgcatgcggaacccgcggataaggagggccgactgtagtagcattctttcaataatcacttgattctggaagactggaaaattgcaaatgttacttcaccCTTTAAGAAGTGAGGGAGGCAAAGAAAGGAAGgtttagaccagttagcctgacttcagtggttgggaagatgttggagtccattattgaggatgaggttttggggtacttggaggcacatgttaaataggccaaagtcagcatggcttcaggggaaatcttgcctgacaaatcttttggaactcTTTCACataataacaggcaggatagaaaaaggagtcagtggatgttgttcacttggattttcagaaggcctttgacaagatgccccaTGTAAGGCTGCTAAACagggtaagagcccatggtattacaaggaagatactagcatggatagaagattggatgACGGGCAGAAAGCAGATGTAAgtgtgagaataaagggggctttttgtGGTTGGGTGCCAATGACTAGCAGTGTTttgcaagggtcagtgttgggactgcttcttttcacattacatgtCAAAGAtgttgtggccaggtttgcgaaCGATACGAagactggtgaaggggcttgtgttGAGAAGCAGGGAGCCTGCTGACAGAGATTGGGCTAAGATGTGGCATATGAAACAttgctagaaggaataaagatgcagACTGCTTTCTAaagggggagaaaattcagaattgcaaagggacttgggggtccttgtgccggattccctaaagattaacttgcaggttgatttgctagtaaagaagacaaatatgatgatagcatttattttgagagggctggaatataaaagcaaggatgtaatgctgaggctttataaggcattgatcagaccaatgtagagtattgtgagcagttttgggctccttatctaagaaaagatgtgctggcatttgagaggaTCTGGAGGACGTTAaagagaattattccaggaatgaaagggtgaaattatgagaaaTGTTTGACATCTCTGGGCtggtacttgctggagttcagaagaatgaatagggatctcatggaaacccaatgaatattgaaaggcctggaaagagtggatgtagagaggatgttgcctatagtgggaaagtctaggaccagatggcacaatctcagaatagtgaagttcatttagaacagaaatgaggaggaattgctttagccagagggtggtgaatctattaaaattattgccacaggcagctgaggaggccaaatcattgggtatatttaaagtgggggtgCTACAATAAGCCACCAAGACAGTGCACTATGATTAGAAATAATCTTGCCAGAATTCACATTTGTATATTTTTATTAAGTATGAACCAATTTTTAGTCTTAACCTTAATTATTTATAAGATGCATTGTATTTTCTGTTTGTTCGTTGTTAAAAGAGCATCTTGATGACCAACTTCTTCCTTTGCTGTTTCTTTCCTTACCTGCATGACACAAACCAGGAATGTGATAACATATCTTTGCCAGTGTGGTTGTGGCTCTTGGAGTGCTGGAAAAGCTCAGTTCCCAGGAGAAAATTGGCTTGGTTGGCATCCCATCCACAGCCCCTTCACCACTGTTCTCCTCTCCCCCTTCTTTCTATTGCAGAGTAGCTGAGCATACTAAAATGTCTACCAGCACAAGTGCTTTCTCTGCATCGTCTATCACTTGAATAAGTGGCAGGTGCTCATGATAGAAAATACAGAGTACCCCTGCATTATGGAAGGGTTAGAAAAAGGCCTATATTGATATTGTTTGCAGAACCTTTTTTTCACTTCACTGAATCCCTCGTTATGAATTAAGATGTATCCTGTGAGAAGTTATTGTTTAAACAGTAATCCACCCTCAGGTGTATGCTCCATTGGCAGGAGACTCTTGATTGCATTGTAATCCAAAGAGAAaggcttgtgtttttttttctgaactaGTAATGGACGTTGCATTGTTTAATAAAGTATTGTACAAATATCAATGGAAGAGATTGTCTTGTCATTTTCCAAAGCTAATCCCTTAAGTAGCCACTTGTTTGTGAATCCTCAGCCTGTGATTATTGTCCATGGTAAACTAGTTCAGTTTtctgtgcatttttttttcacTAATTCTGTGAGAGCAAATTTTTCTGTATCATAGATTGTTTGGTAATATTTATGAATTCCACTAAGTTAAATTTTTATTACCAAAAAGGTATAATAAGCAAGTATTCAAGAATTTTAATTCGTTGGTAATTTTCTTACCACCTGTTACATTTCCTTAATGACTATTTATGATGAATCCAGTGGTGTTCGACATGTACGTAGGATGTTTCATCCTGGCCGAGGCCTTGGAGGACCACGTGCTCGTAGGTCAAACATGCACTTTACTAGCAATTCCACTGGCGGACTTTCATCCTCACAAAGTTCATATTCTCCAAGCAATAGGGAAGCTATGGATCCAATAGCTGGTGAGTTTATATTTCTAATGAtaatgtagatgctggaatctgtgaCAGAAAAATTAATGTTGGAAGATTGagtaggtcaagcagtatctgtggagtcaGAAGTTGTAAGTTTGTTTTGCATCAGAACTGAGAACAAAGTAGAAACATTGACATTGAGGATGAGAGGGTGAATACTGGGAAAAGAAAACTAggctgagtgtgtgtgggagagaacaCTGGTTGTGTGAGTTAGGTGAAGTTGATAAGTGTAGTGTTCATTCCATTAGTTACAATCTACCCAAGTGGAGTACAAGGTGTTCAAATTGTTGTGGATGAGAGCGGAAAACAAAAGGTTTTCATCGCCATCTACCTGCATTTGACTGATctcgctctcttcttgctactgccattgtgcaggaggtgcagaagtcttgggtcccacactgccaggttcgGGAGCAGTTGTTGCtctgcagccatcaggctcctggttGTGCTTACTTAACTaagtgctgttttttttttaactgtttaCATGATTTGACCTCTTGAAAGTTAGATATGAGGTTGTCTTGTGTGTGAATTCTGTTGTGTCTTGTGAGGGCagaaagatgaatctcaaggttgtataatgatATACATAGGTTGGtaataactttgaactttgtttgtgTTAAGCTTCTCTGTAACAATGGAGAAGGTTGGGGACATGTCATTGTGAAAGTGGGAAAGATAATTAAAATGACACATAACCAAAAACGTAGGGTGATTATTGTAGATGGAGTACAGGTGCTCCTTAACAATTCCCTAATCTGTACTTGGCTTCACTGATGTAAAGGATGCCATATTGTAAACATCAAATGCAATAGACCAAATTCGAAGAAGTACAGGTGAACCcctgccttacctggaaggaccaATTTAATTCCTTGGATGCTAGGGAAGGAAGAGGTGAAAGTACAAATATTAAATCTACATTTGCAAGGAAAAGTACTAGGGGATGAGGAGTAATCACTGGATCAGTGAATTGGGAAGGTTGGGGGGAGGTTAGAAGCAAGAAGGATGTGACTGGTGGTAGCATCGTATTGGAGCTGGCATAATGATTATGGATGTGTAGTCTGAGGCTGGTatgaaaaatgaagagaaaactcTCAAGCTTGAGATCGCGAGATAGTTATTTGGAAAATAGTAAACATGCCATGTTCAAAAAGTGAGTGGGACATCAGGAAATTCTGCAGAGCTTGACATTATTTGGGTTACTATGCACTTGGCAAGGGCCAAtgaaaagaagttaggtttaagtggaATAGCTGTTGTGCTTTGGCTCGATGCTTTGGTGAAGAGAGGCAGAGGCTAAGGTAGATCTCTGGTAAATTTCTTTTGTGGGTGTCCTTTGCAGTTAAAGCATTGAGTGCAGTGGAGTGCTCTTGTGGGATGTGATAAAAACATGGAGGCTTGAGTATCCCTGACAACCACACCTGTGAAAACTGTATCCAGTTGCAAGTTCTTAGTGCGTTAGTAAACTggagctcgatgaccttcagatCATTTGGGAGACATAGGATTTGATTGACAGGAGATACAGGAAGAAGTTGCACTATAAGTGCAGGGCACAGGTAACTGGTGCCCGTCATGATGTTGAAAGTTGATAGGCAGCCAGTACGGGTACCCTTGTGGTATTTCTCCTCAGTTACAAGTATGTTGCTTTAGATACTACTGGGGTTGGGGTGGAGAGACTATATAGCCAATTTCATGAAGGACACAATAGAAATCTAAGTCTATTCTGAATGGAGTTTCTAAAGACCCAATAAACCagtgattcccaaccttttttatgccatggaactATACCATTAAGTAAGAGGCCTGCAGACCCCAGTTTAGGAACCCCTGCAATAAACCATGCCCTTCTACGTCTTGGTTTTGGTAATATTATTGTGATATATTTCAAGGTACAGTGAAATACTCGTCTTGTATACTGTtttgtacagatcaaatcattatgcggtgcattgagctagaataaggtaaaacaaaatTGCAGAATAAGGTGTAAAGGCTACTAAAAAAAaagcagtgcaggtaaacgataaaaGTACAAGATCATAAAGATTATGAGGCCAAATGACCATCTTATTATTCAGGGGAGCAGCAATTATTAAAGGAGTGCAACAATTATTTCCACATGGTTTACTGAATAAGGAATTCATGACTTAGACATATGACAATGGAACAGAAGTTAAATGGTTTATAGCAACAACAAAATATCATTGCTATTTTGAATATTTCTTGATGAACCATATGCTGAAGAACAGCAGAGATTTATCTAAGTGCTtgacattttaaaataaaaataccaAACTTCATAAATGTTACTAAATTGGCAGTCAGGTCCTGACAGGGAAGCCAACGTATTAGGTAGTGGGGCAAAGGACACAGAAAGGTAAAGGATCACATAAGTGACAATGGACTTCACAATTATTGCCCTCATAGCTGTGTATAGCCTAACCAGTTAGACTTGTAAAGAGAATGGAGaggaaattaattaaaatgtttTGTATTTTCCAATAATGCAGCTGATGATTTCAAAGTGAACCTGAGAAGTTTTTTACAACAATATGGTAGTTCTACCATTATCAATGTTATTTATTCGAATGATTTTAACATTCCCTAGTTACCATGATGAAATCTGAACTTGTACCTCCAAATTGTTATCCAGCCTCtcaaatactattctcatttggCATGTCTGGTTTCTAATCTGATCCAAGTTTAAATCTTCTAAATTAATAATTCAACATAACCTTTTCCAATTTGTAAATCTGTTTCCTCAACTGTGAAACAGTTGATTTAAATACAGTCAATCAGTCTCTAGGGAAGGAGAACAGTTGACCTAAGCAAAAGAGAGCAATTTAAGGGTGGAGGTTGCAACAAGTGAGGCGAAATGGAGGTTCATGTTCATGGGAGAGGCGGATGGTTGGAGGTGGTGGGTGGAAGCATTATTATTTTAAAAGCTTGCAGCTTTGTTTATGTGTGTGCAAGGGCATTGTGTGTTTAGATGCAGCAGAGACCACTCACTTTATTTACTGGATTAAGATTTCACTCTGTCAACACCATGTTTTGGCTAGTGTCTATTAGGCACTGCATGTTGAAACATCTGcacaagcattttgtgttctTCGCTATAGGAGGAGGGAGTGGACATCAATTTGTCTATGACCACCTGAATCACTATCTTCTTTCTCTACAGGTACTGATAGACATGTTCCAGTATTTCCCGATTATCTTTGTCAAGATAACAGCCTGCTCTTAAATTGTTTCTATTTGTTGCAGAACTGTTATCGCAGTTATCAGGTGTGAGACGTTCTGCTGGAGGACAACTCAATTCCTCTGGTCCTTCTGCTTCTCAGTTACAACAGCTGCAAATGCAGCTGCAGTTGGAGAGGCAGCAAGCACAGGCAGCACGGCAACAGCTGGAATCTGCACGTAATGCGACAAGACGCACCAACACAGGCAGTCTCAGCACCACAGTCACACAGTCTACAGTGACCAACAACACAACCACCACAGAAAACAGTCACCAAGCCTCCCAAAATTCCCAGTTCTTGCTCACAAGGTAAGAATAATTGGTCCAAAGGGATCTGACAAAACAGTTTTGCCTTGTGAAACAAAATGAACCTTGAAAACATTTGTATTCTTATTTACATAATGTGCTGCAATATCAAAATTATCTTCCTCCATGAAGCTGCAGATGGAAGCACCGATATTGATTTCCAGCAATAGTTTGACTGATATGCATAGTGTTTACTTTTTATTCCTTAAATTTACAATTTATCTACTGATAAAACACTGTATTAAAATGTAAGCTATAGGAGGGTGAACCTGAACTGGGTTTGGTGATCTGCTTTTCATTGCAAATAACCATTCTCATCACTTTATTGCAACATCAGAAGGTATAACAATAATCCAGGTCTTTTGTGTGTATGAAATTCAAATTGATGATGTTTTCCTCTCATAAACAGTTAAGCTTATCTGTGCTTTTCCATTTCAATGCTCTTTATATCACAATGCACAGAGCTGACAAAGGGCTCCCTGGATGCCATTCTTTAACCTTCTCCCCAAGTTAAATGTCAATCTTGCCCATTAAAAAGCTGTATTAGACTTGTTCCTTGCCTTGGTCTGACCTTTAGTTCGATTTATTTTCTCTTTGGATTGTATTTTCAACAAATTCTACTCCTCCTTGTGTCTCAAATTTAAAGTCTTTCACTTAGTATTGTTTACCTTTTTCACATCCTTCCAGGTAAAGTGCTCAGGTGTAGTATTACTTTTTTATGTCCTGGTCTTTCCCTCCTCCTTAGGAATTAGGATGACCTTCTACAGTATATGTAGGTTCTGAAGCATCTGATTAATCCATTGTGGGTCCAGCAGATTTTGCTACATTTGGGGCTAGAGGTGCTCGATGAAAGAGCAGTAAAAATGGGGTTCATGTAGAAGGTAGTGTTCTCTTTCAGACACTTCATTTGGGCTTCTGCATTCTCTCAATACAAGGACTTAAGATTCTCTGTTATCTCAAATGCTTTCTCTACTTTTAGTTGTAACTAAcaggcaatgttccctctaatgaTTTTTAGTCAGTGTGCGCAAAGATCTTATgttgtgcaattttttttcctgtgacagaagtatgtgcgcactgaatgcacacatggcacagattatgtaggtttacaaaatactTGACATAAAATGGCACaggataacaacaaaataacatacatatttaagtcactcagttattttttctctctcctgtctttggcatttacccattctttgtaaactctatctagactaatagaacttccatccaattgatagcttttgattctcattaacatatccaaatgacattcacctgaacggtttctcagcttgcttttgagttgattcattaggctcACAGTCCGCACTAGATGCAAGAAAGATTCCCCCAATGTtcatcaactgtgcaaggtcacaaaactgttcattttgaagtacaaataccaccatttgagcaaagtttgaaataaTTAAACTATTACAatattttcagctagaaaatcatgatattttagacatttaagattattttcaataagtataattgttaattactacattattttggGTAACTAACCTTGTGCGCACATTAATTTTctttgtgcgctggttgaaaaacgtgtgtgCGCGTGCACACGagcacagcttagagggagcaTAGCTGACAGGATTCCCTCAAATTGATGTGATGTTAGATATACTCGAAGTTTTGCCTCCTATTGGTGTTGCTTGGAACCCAACCCCACCCCCTGGGTTTAAGAGTCAAAATATAGACTGAGTTATGATGGCAGCTGAGTGCTGAGTTCCTGCTCTGACTAGATGAAGATCATCTAGTGGCCACTTGTGCACTGAGATTCACCAACCCATCTGCAGGTACCAGAGGATAGCAATATGACAGAAGCTGTAAAGGGGGCAATGTCTGAAGGTTCTTTCAAGCTTTTCTGTATGGCTGCTGGGACTAGCAGATGGATGGGCCTATTGCTATTCAGGGCTGGCTCTGAAGAGAACACATAGCATTGGTGTTTTGGTTGGCTGTGTTCCAAGAGAGTGAGGGGCTGGAAGTAGATTCTTTTGGGCATGTGAGGCAAGTAGGGTAGTGAGGAAATTGGGAGGTTCACTAAAAGAGAATGAGTTGAGTGAAGGAGAAGGGGGTGACTGTGGGAAGCAGTTAGGGGCGCTGAAGGAGGGAAGAGTTCAGAATGGAGATCGTGTGAGGGAGAGTTTCAAGGAAAATCTTTGTGTGCACGCATCTACATAGAGTTCGAATGAATGTATGCTAAGTTTCTTGAGCAGATTGTGGTCTCCAGTTGCATCTGTTTGCCATTTGAACCAATTAAGACCTTGTTCTGCAAAAGACCATGTGGTAGCTTGTGTGCAAAAAACCATTCATATTAGAATTCACAgccttcttccatttctttggAATTGGTGTTGAAGCAAGTCATCTTTGAACCCAAGGGCTTGCTTGGCCTTTCTTACTGTGGCTCCTTCATTACTGTTCCATAGTACATTGGCTAGCATTGTGGTGTCCTCCCTGCAACCATCATGTTTATCCTCACAGGTGCAAGCAATTTTCACTATTGGATGGAACTAATAGGCATGTTTTTTTCTGTTTGTTCACTCTCCCTCTTCCCTGTACTTTTGCTGTCCTCTGAAATTTGGTTGTTTTCTGGAGTAAGTGATCCTGTAATTTCTTCTCTGCTATTGTTTAGAGTCTCTAATCCTATTGTTCCATAAAACAAGCTATAATGGCAAAATTATATATATTGGAAATCTGTAATTCCTGGTGGATTGGATTTcatccgttagtctcacgagaccatggatctgtgcctggaaagtccCGAGTGCATTCAGGTAGACTGCTGCTTTCCGTGTTGTGCTGTTGCAGTGAGGCAACGTTGGAGTGTCCACTCCAGGGCGCAGACCTGGGCAagtttgtatggaagaccagcagttgcccaagcagcaagtctccccctCCAcaacaccaatgttgtccaatgGAAggacaagggccgatacagcttggcaccattgACATCTCAGGAGTTGCCAGggcgaggttgaagacaacgttggactgctttagggactccagctccggatttgccctcagggtttactcctgaagccttgcccatgagtgggtatggccacaaggcagcggaggtttgaaattagagttttccttctcttagatggacagccttcccaggctgatgagctccatctacccgaagcactggttttaaggtgccaggacccgccttcgccccttctcctgttagtAGAAGCAGTTCTGCTGGgtttagaggctaagccacatgagaaggccaggagttggactttgttgtcagaggctatttgaggcacatgccgtgaggagcacttttaggtagtgggagcttgtccccactaccattCCTCGGCTTGGaactcactcaaccttggaacctGGTATTAGCCAAGATAATGAAGAAGCAGCTGAAATGTAGTCTATTTATTAAGGATTAGAGTTCCAATCCTGCTACTGTAGGTGGTTGGtttcaataataaaatctgaaatacaTAGTAAAGATGAATAATGGTTAGTATAGGACTATGTCCTTCTGGGGTGGAAATCTACCTGTTGTGACCTACTTGACTAGCTGTTGCTCAGCGGAACAAGGAATTCTGGCATTGCCAGTGATGCTCTCTTGAACAACTAGCACAAATTGTTGAGTATAGTAACTAATTGCCTCAAAATACTATAGTCCTCACTGTGCCATGATGACTTTTCCCATGTTACTATTGGAATGGACTGTTGCATTCAAATTTCTCCCAGTTCCTCTTTTCTTTAATACTCAAAGGAACTGCATTCTTGAattttgaaatatattaattgGCGTGTGCTGCACTTTTGAATACACTGTGGGTCCATGTTATAATCCCATGGAAGTCCTTCTGTAGAAGAGTTCTGGTTGTCTTTGGGATTTTTTTTAGTGAATATTGTTTTGATGCATTAATCAAAATAATTTGATGCATCCTAAGATGTCAAGTGCAACTGACATTGCATCACTGGCAATGCCAGCATTCCTTGTTCTGCTGAGCAGCagctagtttttaaaaaatattttactaAAGCTTTTTAGAGTCATCAAGTTTCTTGTAATTAGGAAATTATGTCAATTAACATGTGGTTTCTCATTAGGAAGAGCAGATGTTGGGTTGTAGTGATAAAAATAATGGtacaagttcaaaataaatttaaggAAATTAAATTCTTGATTTCTAGAGGAAGAACTCAAAAATGGATTGCAACAGAAAGAATACAGTAGATTTGACTATGAATTTCAGTCTTTTCAAAGTTGAGGCTTATGGAAGTGACAGTGGCAGTCTGAATAGGAAATTGACCTAAATGCAGAGGGCTGAGAATGGTTGTTTTTCATAATGGACGATGGTAGACAAAAGgagaatagagagagagaaatagtacCTGGAAATCATAAAATCAAGTTCTGTTGAACTTGTATTGGTTAGGCTTCAACTGGAATATTGCATCAAGCTTTGGTTACTGCATGCTAGGAAAGATGTGAAGCTCTGAGagtgagtgcagaaaagatttactggaatgATCCAAAGGATGAGGGATTTTCATATAAATGTTTAGAAGCTGAGGCGTTTGGAATAAAGAAAATTGTGAAGAAATTCAATCCAGATGAATATATTGATCTGATGTGGAAGGTTGCAAAATAGTTGTGCAACCTGgtttgaaagtgaattaagaattatttaggattgatttttttccccccagatGTGGTCAGTCTCTAAAAcacctttttttaaattaaaaatcttGTGATTTCATGGAGACTATTGATCTAACACTGACAATGGAAGAATGTGTTATATTTTGGGGTATTGAAGTTTATTTTGATTTGAAATGACACGTAAATTGGCCATGTGATCTTTACATAATATTGTGGTTATGTTGGTTTGAGCCATTAGTGCTTGAATTAAGCCAGtagatacaggaacagaattagaccatttagcccaaagagtctgctctgccatttgaccaTGGCTGATTAGTTTTACAtttcaaccccatttttctgccCTCTCTATAACCCttgatgccattactaatcaaTAATCTTTCAGTGTGTCACTTTAATACCCAATGATTTAGCCTTCAACAAGTTTCACAAATTCACCCTCTGTCTTTAGAAATTCATATTCTCTATTCTAAATCGGtgacaagttccacaaattcaccctcTGTCTTTAGAAATTCATATTCTCTATTCTAAATCGGtgacaacaagttccacaaattcaccctcTGTCTTTAGAAATTCATattctctattctaaaaggatgtccttttattctggggctgtcccctctggttctagactcgccCTTGCTTGGAACCATGCTTTACATGTCTGTTGTATCCAAGCCTTTGAATTGAGACAAGGTCTAATAAAAAGATATATGAAAGCATGATACAGTTTGAGTACTTCTTATCCAAAATACTTGGGGCTGGAAGTATTTTGGATTCTTTTTGGATTGTGGAATTATATGAGATAGCTTGAGATCAccatcatttctgactctgaatttatgtgctattggtaagcagtctttgccttacacttgttcattacgcatatgtacttaacagtaaaaattaagtaaaaacaataaaaataagcaccACAGCAGCATCAGGAGAAAagctgaatcagctgttgaaaaCGAACAAACAGCAGCAGGCTTTGTCTCCACCTTGTTTTGATCAAATGGTTACAGTACCCTCTATTTGTATTTGCTTAGGTTTTATATAAGGTGTAAAAACAATCAacattgtagacttgttctgctgttagattttcatcagcaatgaTTTTGGCAagctcatcaatgaatttctctgtttCATGATCAGCGGATACTTAGAAAAATTCTGCATCCagactgctgaatattcacaattaccttcagttTTTAGTTTGTTGTGATTGGTCTTTGCTTATTTCATAATCAGCACATTGTTAAGTGGCATATAATTACTTCGATGCTGACGAATCGACTCATTCATTTCATGAACGAGATCTTCATGCTTTATGcggtgtttttctatttttcattaacttctgttcattacatgtgtgagatcacttctcagaactgtctctgGTGTGCAGAGACATGCAGGTTGCCTAGGATTCTTCCTAGCACTTTGTGGacttttccatttgtgacatcagCACTCAAGAATTTCAGAAGTTTTGGAATTTTGGATAAAGGGGTATTCAACCTGTATTTGTTGTGATGTGATTTATTTTCTCAGTTGCATTAGTTCTGAAAATTATTTCACAAGAAATGCAGGGCATCGTCTTTTAACAATGATTATTTTGGGAGAAGCATTCAGTCTCTTTGAGTTAGAGCATTAAATTGAAATAAaaagttattttattttttaaagcaGTTAGAACTTGTGCAAATTCAGGATTTAAGCACGTAACTTGTATCAGGTTGAGATTAACATTGGAGTTTTGACTCtggataaaatttactttgtgtGCTATCCACAGGTTGAATGAACCGAAAATGTCTGAAGGAGAACGTCAGTCACTGGAAAGTGAGCGTGCAGACCACAGCCTGTTTGTGCAGGAGCTTCTCCTCTCCACCCTGATGCAAGAAGAAAGTTCATCCTCAGATGAGGATGAACGAGGGGAATTCACAGATTTTGGTGCTATTGGCTGTGTAGATATTATGCCTTTAGATGTTGCTTTAGAAAACCTAAATTTAAAAGAGAATAATAAAGGAAATGAGCCTCCGCCACATCCTCTTTGATGATGTCCCACTTTGCAGACAATGTCCTCTGTGCTGTAACTGCCAATGAAAGTGGACAACAGCTATCTTTGGGTTTGTTTGGTGATTGTAATTTCAGGTCTGTCACTCTTGTTACATTGTGTACATTcaaggaagaaaaaaaataagaatTGATTCCACTTACTAATTTTTACTTCTAGCAGGTAAATGTAGGTAGCAGTGCCAGAGGCAATCTCTGCTTCCTGTACCTTGACATGCAAAAGGCTCTCCTAATACTCCACATTCAACCGAAGAGGAAAACAAATTGAAAAATCTCTAATGAAGCTGCTGTGTGTATTTATGAATATTAATGAATAAAACTGCTTGGATGGTTTACCTTAACTACTGCATGAGGTTTTTTGCGGAGTGCATGAGTTTTAGTAGCCTTGTCATTTCAGAAAAAGAATATCCCAAAGCTTTCCTAAAATATGTTTAAAGGTTACCTGTCTAGAAATGACTAGCAATCACAACAAAGAGCTTGTTTTTCAAACGTGTTGTAGCTCTTGAATAATGCATAATTGAACACCTCATTACTCAGCTGTCTATCATGGTGCTTGTAATCTGAGCTCCGCAATGCCATCCTTTGTTAATGTTCTGAGTCTACCATTACCACGGTG
It includes:
- the kcmf1 gene encoding E3 ubiquitin-protein ligase KCMF1, producing MSRHEGVSCDACLKGNFRGRRYKCLICYDYDLCASCYESGATTTRHTTDHPMQCILTRVDFDLYYGGEALSVEQPQAFTCPYCGKMGFTETTLQEHVTSEHAETSTEVVCPICAALPGGDPNHVTDDFAAHLTLEHRAPRDLDESSGVRHVRRMFHPGRGLGGPRARRSNMHFTSNSTGGLSSSQSSYSPSNREAMDPIAELLSQLSGVRRSAGGQLNSSGPSASQLQQLQMQLQLERQQAQAARQQLESARNATRRTNTGSLSTTVTQSTVTNNTTTTENSHQASQNSQFLLTRLNEPKMSEGERQSLESERADHSLFVQELLLSTLMQEESSSSDEDERGEFTDFGAIGCVDIMPLDVALENLNLKENNKGNEPPPHPL